From Deinococcus misasensis DSM 22328, one genomic window encodes:
- a CDS encoding acetamidase/formamidase family protein: MTVHHLSSKHIHTVWDASLSPALTVKSGDTVVLDTLDASGGRVAREVQQGKHLVPERLKETIVRDAYVALPPTLGIGGHPLTGPIWVEEAMPGDTLMVEILQVQCADWGWTACRPKGIGLLDQELADTLGEGYTHLWDLRAGTHAEFVPGIVLPLAPFPGVVGLAPAEKGPHRTSPPRRVGGNMDVRQLVAGSILYLPIETEGAFLSAGDLHAAQGDGELSGTGIEMAGQLTLRVSVRKDWTIDSPVFQSGPEPTDLWSKGSFGVTGHHPDLMEAARIAVRGMLEHLQRTCGLTLVQAYVLCSACVDLRISQLVDWPNMTVSALLPLSIFK, translated from the coding sequence ATGACCGTTCATCACCTTTCCAGCAAGCACATCCACACCGTCTGGGATGCCAGCCTTTCCCCGGCTTTGACAGTGAAGTCCGGGGACACCGTGGTTCTGGACACCCTCGATGCCTCTGGTGGAAGGGTGGCGCGGGAAGTGCAACAAGGCAAGCACCTCGTCCCAGAGCGTTTAAAGGAAACCATCGTGCGGGATGCGTATGTTGCTTTGCCTCCAACGCTCGGGATTGGGGGTCATCCGCTGACAGGCCCCATTTGGGTAGAGGAGGCCATGCCCGGAGACACCCTGATGGTGGAGATTTTGCAGGTCCAGTGCGCAGATTGGGGCTGGACCGCCTGCCGTCCCAAGGGCATTGGTTTGCTGGATCAGGAACTCGCAGACACACTGGGTGAAGGATACACCCACCTCTGGGACTTGCGTGCTGGCACCCATGCAGAATTTGTGCCCGGAATTGTGCTTCCTCTGGCCCCTTTTCCGGGGGTGGTGGGTCTTGCTCCAGCAGAAAAGGGACCCCACCGCACCAGTCCACCCCGTCGGGTGGGCGGAAACATGGATGTTCGGCAACTGGTGGCCGGGAGCATCCTGTACCTGCCCATCGAAACCGAAGGTGCCTTCTTGAGTGCAGGCGATCTGCATGCCGCTCAGGGAGATGGTGAACTGAGTGGGACAGGCATTGAAATGGCGGGTCAGTTGACTTTGCGTGTGTCTGTTCGCAAGGACTGGACCATCGACAGTCCGGTGTTCCAGAGCGGTCCCGAGCCCACCGACCTCTGGAGCAAAGGCTCTTTTGGGGTGACCGGGCACCACCCGGATTTGATGGAGGCTGCCCGCATTGCTGTGCGGGGCATGCTGGAGCACTTGCAGCGCACTTGCGGTCTGACTCTGGTTCAGGCTTATGTGCTTTGCAGTGCCTGCGTGGATTTGCGGATCAGCCAGTTGGTGGATTGGCCCAACATGACGGTCAGTGCCCTGTTGCCCCTCAGCATCTTCAAGTGA
- a CDS encoding NAD(P)-dependent alcohol dehydrogenase, which produces MRAIEYFRYGSPEVLKFTELAPKPVPAPDEVLVRVHASSINAADWHLLTADIFLVRLQMGLLSPRRNILGLDVAGTVEGVGSSVTRFKRGEAVFGVLLNFKVGAFAEYVCVPERFLERKPENIGFEAAAATPLAAITALQALRDLGEVQPGQQVLIQGASGGVGSFAVQVAKLLGAEVTAVCSPQKQVLAKQLGADQVLDYTRQDFTTLGKRYDVVLGVNGHRSLSDYQKVLKPRGRYVMIGGTQKQMFEALFLGGFKSSKTGQRFQTLTLKFSPLDLPFLRSHLTQGTLVPVIDQSIPLAQLPEAMRQFGQGRSKGKIVVTVQP; this is translated from the coding sequence ATGAGAGCCATTGAGTACTTCCGTTACGGTTCCCCCGAGGTCTTGAAATTCACCGAACTGGCCCCAAAGCCCGTTCCTGCCCCAGATGAGGTGCTGGTCAGGGTGCATGCCTCCTCGATCAATGCAGCAGATTGGCACCTCCTGACCGCAGACATCTTTCTGGTGCGGCTTCAGATGGGATTGCTGTCTCCCAGACGCAACATCCTCGGATTGGATGTGGCTGGAACCGTGGAAGGGGTGGGCTCCAGCGTCACCCGTTTCAAAAGGGGAGAGGCGGTTTTTGGGGTGCTCCTGAATTTCAAAGTGGGGGCCTTCGCGGAATACGTGTGTGTGCCAGAGCGTTTTCTGGAACGCAAGCCGGAAAACATCGGTTTTGAGGCCGCGGCAGCCACCCCTCTGGCGGCCATCACTGCTTTGCAGGCTTTGCGGGATCTGGGTGAGGTACAGCCCGGACAGCAGGTGTTGATTCAGGGGGCTTCAGGAGGGGTGGGCAGTTTTGCCGTGCAGGTGGCCAAATTGCTCGGAGCAGAGGTGACCGCTGTGTGCAGCCCTCAAAAGCAGGTGCTCGCAAAGCAACTCGGGGCGGATCAGGTGCTGGATTACACCCGACAGGATTTCACCACACTGGGGAAGCGTTATGATGTGGTTCTTGGGGTCAACGGGCACCGCTCCCTCTCGGATTACCAGAAGGTCCTGAAACCCCGGGGCCGTTATGTGATGATCGGCGGAACCCAGAAACAGATGTTCGAGGCCCTGTTCTTGGGAGGCTTCAAGTCCAGCAAAACAGGCCAGCGTTTCCAGACCCTCACCCTGAAATTTAGCCCTCTGGATCTGCCTTTTCTGCGTTCCCACCTGACGCAAGGAACGCTGGTTCCGGTGATCGACCAGAGCATCCCTCTGGCGCAGCTTCCAGAGGCCATGAGACAGTTTGGTCAGGGGCGCAGCAAAGGCAAAATTGTGGTCACGGTTCAGCCCTGA
- a CDS encoding DUF4386 domain-containing protein — translation MISLRTRARVVGSLFLLAAVTAIIGLFLYNPVLQHADYALQNDAQQTRIATGAFMEVLLALSMIGIGVGMYPVLKKLSETLALGYAFFRLLESTIVIVGMLALLTAVTLSNNLPTSAHLQPEAHLLTTRMLVALHDWTFLLGPNTALGVSTSMMSFLLFRHGLVPRWISALGLVGGPMIFVSSILVMYGLYAQQSAWGAVAALPVFLYEMSVAVYLIAKGFRGKPDQPSAVQSHLQPS, via the coding sequence ATGATTTCATTGCGCACCCGTGCCCGGGTGGTTGGCAGCTTGTTTTTGCTGGCTGCCGTCACCGCCATCATTGGACTTTTCCTGTACAATCCTGTTTTGCAGCATGCCGATTATGCCTTGCAGAACGATGCCCAGCAGACCCGCATTGCCACAGGGGCATTCATGGAGGTGCTTCTGGCCCTGTCCATGATCGGAATTGGCGTCGGGATGTATCCGGTTCTGAAAAAGCTCAGTGAAACCCTCGCCCTCGGGTATGCCTTTTTCCGGTTGCTGGAATCCACCATCGTGATTGTGGGCATGCTGGCGTTGCTTACTGCGGTGACCCTCAGCAACAACCTGCCCACCTCTGCACACTTGCAACCCGAGGCCCACCTGCTCACCACACGCATGCTGGTGGCCCTACACGACTGGACGTTTTTGCTGGGTCCCAACACCGCTCTGGGGGTCAGCACCTCGATGATGTCCTTTTTGCTGTTCAGGCATGGACTGGTTCCGCGCTGGATTTCTGCTCTGGGTCTGGTGGGCGGTCCGATGATTTTTGTCTCTTCGATTCTGGTGATGTACGGGCTGTATGCCCAGCAGTCTGCGTGGGGTGCGGTGGCTGCACTGCCGGTCTTCCTGTACGAGATGAGCGTGGCCGTGTACCTGATTGCGAAGGGCTTCCGTGGCAAACCCGATCAGCCTTCTGCCGTCCAGAGCCACTTGCAACCCTCCTGA
- a CDS encoding protein-methionine-sulfoxide reductase heme-binding subunit MsrQ — protein MSTLNAKTQKPASDGWIKDAVVWGGLLPTVILVWDALTGQLGANPLQRAEQQTGVLALAMLLLSLSCTPLRLLGSKLGQKWVWPIRVRKHLGLLSAWYAFVHVVIYVLDKGLIPSQWWYDILKRPYITVGFLALLILVTLAFTSGKDAVRRMGFKRWEALHRLTYLAGVLVVVHYWWAVKKDLTGPIVALVVLLLGFAARALIRNRMKPRAERKQKEV, from the coding sequence TTGAGCACCCTGAATGCCAAAACCCAAAAACCTGCTTCAGATGGCTGGATCAAGGATGCCGTGGTGTGGGGCGGATTGCTGCCCACCGTCATTCTGGTGTGGGATGCCCTGACCGGACAACTCGGGGCCAACCCTTTGCAGCGTGCAGAACAACAAACCGGGGTTCTGGCCCTTGCCATGCTGCTGCTCAGCCTCAGTTGCACCCCTTTGCGCCTGTTGGGAAGCAAGCTCGGGCAAAAGTGGGTCTGGCCGATCCGGGTTCGCAAGCACCTCGGGCTGCTGAGTGCATGGTACGCCTTTGTGCATGTGGTCATTTATGTGCTGGACAAAGGGTTGATCCCGTCCCAATGGTGGTATGACATCCTGAAGAGGCCTTACATCACCGTCGGTTTTCTGGCCCTTTTGATTCTGGTCACTCTGGCATTCACCAGTGGCAAGGATGCCGTGCGCCGAATGGGATTCAAGCGCTGGGAAGCCCTGCACCGTTTGACGTATCTGGCTGGGGTTCTGGTGGTGGTGCATTACTGGTGGGCGGTCAAAAAAGACCTGACCGGACCCATTGTGGCTCTGGTGGTGTTGTTGCTGGGGTTTGCCGCTCGGGCACTCATCAGGAACCGGATGAAACCTCGGGCAGAACGCAAGCAGAAAGAAGTTTGA
- the msrP gene encoding protein-methionine-sulfoxide reductase catalytic subunit MsrP, with translation MNDDNNPLKDRRTRRDVLRQGILTVTGAVGFAAVLEALSRSPSTPSSPVPRPTRPVAAVPGDPVSAWEDITGYNNYYEFGLEKTDPARLAGQLVTEPWTVTIDGMVQKPLTLDIATLMKRFPPEDRTYRMRCVEGWSKVVPWWGIPLGQVIKAANPTSGARYVKFTALADPEVMPGVRAGVLDFPYIEGLRMDEAMHPLTLLAVGIDGQPLPKQNGAPLRLVVPWKYGFKNIKAIVKITLQAEQPTTTWSTIAPNEYGFYANVNPEVDHPRWSQATERRLGELGRRETLMFNGYAREVQDLYAGMDLRRFF, from the coding sequence ATGAACGACGACAACAACCCTTTGAAGGATCGGCGCACCCGGCGTGATGTGTTGCGACAGGGCATCCTCACGGTCACAGGTGCGGTGGGGTTTGCTGCGGTCCTTGAAGCCCTGAGCCGGAGTCCCAGTACCCCCAGCAGTCCTGTGCCCCGTCCAACACGTCCAGTTGCTGCTGTGCCCGGAGATCCAGTGAGTGCCTGGGAAGACATCACCGGATACAACAACTATTACGAGTTTGGCCTTGAAAAAACCGATCCTGCACGCCTCGCAGGCCAGCTTGTCACCGAGCCCTGGACCGTCACCATCGATGGGATGGTGCAAAAACCCCTCACGCTGGACATCGCCACCCTCATGAAGCGCTTTCCCCCCGAGGACCGCACCTACCGCATGCGTTGCGTGGAAGGTTGGAGCAAAGTGGTGCCTTGGTGGGGCATTCCGCTCGGGCAGGTGATCAAGGCAGCAAATCCCACGTCGGGTGCCCGTTACGTGAAATTCACCGCTCTGGCCGACCCAGAGGTCATGCCGGGTGTGCGTGCGGGGGTGCTGGATTTCCCCTACATTGAGGGCCTCAGGATGGATGAGGCGATGCACCCCCTCACGCTTCTGGCCGTGGGCATTGACGGTCAACCCCTGCCCAAACAGAACGGTGCCCCTTTGCGCTTGGTGGTGCCGTGGAAGTACGGGTTCAAGAACATCAAAGCCATTGTGAAAATCACCCTGCAAGCCGAACAGCCCACCACCACATGGAGCACCATCGCCCCCAACGAGTACGGTTTTTACGCCAACGTGAACCCAGAAGTGGACCACCCGAGGTGGAGTCAGGCCACCGAGCGTCGCCTCGGTGAATTGGGCAGACGGGAGACCTTGATGTTCAACGGTTACGCCCGTGAAGTGCAGGACCTGTACGCAGGCATGGACCTCAGGCGGTTCTTTTGA
- a CDS encoding LuxR C-terminal-related transcriptional regulator, translated as MRVLDTKLLIPPFGKARVERVRLNRKLDEAHIQGGLTVVSAPPGSGKTTLVGLWAHEQQKQNRVGWLSLDRHDNSLASFLTCTIAALQKPFDGFGMALLHTLQSPQLPALEALMGALVHELLNLPDPVTLILDDFHTLDDPEVMQAMQFVLDHLPEHLHLLIVTREDPALPLARLRVKGKLTELRLADLRFTTQESTAFLKDSMGLSLSEADIQALDARTEGWIAGLQLAALSLQGVSDPEPFIQSFSGSHRFVLDYLMEEVWQQQTPQVQHFLLQTAVLERMCASLCAALTGHPEQEAQGLLEALERANLFVVPLDHQRGWYRYHHLFADLLRQRLTHKAAQTELPLLLQNHQKASQWYENHQMGMEAFGHGVAAQDLDRTERLLQSPLIPLHLRTTVDRVLDWMEKLPVEVLHSRPILCMMLASFKLIRGQTRGVPEALQVAEQAFQHQNVAGFDDLQGQLHAMRSTLALTQYRLSEVLEHAGKALELLDVGTSAYRSAALWTQASALLLQGNRIQATRSYEASLHLSRQQNNTFSMLLALSGVGQLQELNFDFEKADVFYQEAIELAGDPPLPSATDAFLGLARMALERHELDQAFKLGLQSLQLALQYDPNVDRFLVSEFLLARIEMVEEKFQAAHARLNRLEPLVHQRFAHRLPDLWLARLEVFLHQGNRAQAEKCLPNVTHPLALVWWSLFEKQWHQALQHIEPLMSHFEAHHWQEERLRLMCLKAVALHGTGETRAALSLVREVMERVAPCGAVYIFLDAGPDLFELLQKLQPEVSGLAKQHLLSLLQKGRTHFQAAFPKDPDTEALTRRELEILHLIARGFSNQQIGAELGLALDTVKGHNRNIFGKLQVQRRTEALVKARELGLL; from the coding sequence ATGCGGGTTCTGGACACCAAACTTCTGATCCCTCCATTCGGAAAAGCCCGAGTGGAACGCGTGCGCTTGAACCGCAAGCTGGATGAAGCGCACATTCAGGGTGGCCTGACGGTGGTTTCTGCGCCACCAGGTTCAGGCAAAACCACGCTGGTGGGTTTGTGGGCACACGAGCAGCAAAAACAAAATCGGGTGGGTTGGCTTTCTCTGGACCGCCATGACAACAGCCTCGCCAGCTTCTTGACCTGCACCATTGCTGCACTGCAAAAGCCCTTTGATGGGTTTGGCATGGCCTTGCTGCACACGCTGCAATCCCCTCAATTGCCAGCTCTTGAAGCCCTGATGGGTGCTCTGGTCCATGAACTCCTGAACTTGCCTGACCCGGTCACCCTGATTCTGGATGATTTCCACACCCTCGATGACCCAGAGGTGATGCAAGCCATGCAGTTTGTGCTGGATCACCTTCCAGAGCACCTGCACCTTTTGATCGTCACACGTGAAGACCCGGCGTTGCCTCTGGCCCGCCTGAGGGTGAAAGGCAAACTGACCGAACTGAGGCTTGCCGATTTGCGTTTCACCACACAGGAAAGCACAGCATTCTTGAAAGACAGCATGGGCCTCTCCCTGTCTGAAGCGGACATTCAGGCACTGGACGCACGGACCGAAGGCTGGATTGCTGGCCTGCAACTTGCCGCCCTGTCCCTGCAAGGGGTGAGCGATCCTGAGCCGTTCATCCAGTCGTTCTCGGGCAGCCACCGTTTTGTGCTGGATTACCTGATGGAGGAGGTCTGGCAACAGCAAACCCCTCAGGTGCAGCATTTTTTGCTCCAGACGGCTGTGCTGGAACGGATGTGCGCTTCTTTGTGTGCAGCCCTGACCGGACACCCCGAGCAGGAAGCGCAAGGTCTGCTGGAGGCTCTGGAACGGGCGAATTTGTTTGTGGTGCCTCTGGACCACCAGAGGGGCTGGTACAGGTACCACCACTTGTTCGCGGATTTGTTGCGCCAGCGTTTGACCCACAAAGCTGCACAAACCGAACTTCCCCTCCTGCTGCAAAACCACCAGAAAGCCAGCCAGTGGTACGAAAACCACCAGATGGGCATGGAGGCGTTTGGACATGGGGTGGCGGCTCAGGATCTGGACCGGACAGAGCGTTTGTTGCAGTCTCCTTTGATTCCTTTGCACCTCAGAACCACGGTAGACCGCGTTCTGGACTGGATGGAAAAGCTGCCCGTCGAGGTGCTGCACAGCCGTCCAATCCTGTGCATGATGCTGGCTTCTTTCAAGCTGATCCGGGGTCAAACCCGAGGGGTCCCTGAAGCGTTGCAGGTCGCAGAGCAGGCTTTCCAGCATCAAAATGTTGCTGGGTTTGATGACTTGCAAGGTCAGTTGCACGCCATGCGCTCCACCCTCGCCCTGACCCAGTACCGCCTTTCAGAGGTGCTGGAACATGCAGGGAAAGCACTGGAATTGCTGGATGTGGGCACCTCTGCATACCGTTCGGCTGCGCTCTGGACGCAGGCTTCCGCGTTGCTGTTGCAAGGAAACCGCATTCAGGCGACCCGCTCTTATGAAGCGTCCTTGCACCTGAGCAGGCAGCAGAACAACACCTTTTCGATGCTGCTGGCCCTCAGTGGGGTGGGGCAACTGCAAGAGTTGAACTTCGATTTTGAAAAGGCCGACGTGTTTTATCAAGAAGCCATTGAACTGGCCGGAGATCCCCCCTTGCCCAGCGCGACCGATGCCTTCCTTGGGCTGGCCCGCATGGCTCTGGAACGGCATGAACTGGATCAGGCGTTCAAACTTGGCCTCCAGAGTTTGCAGTTGGCCTTGCAGTACGACCCGAATGTGGACCGGTTTCTGGTCTCTGAATTTCTGCTGGCCCGCATCGAGATGGTGGAAGAAAAATTTCAGGCTGCCCATGCCCGACTGAATCGCCTTGAACCCCTCGTGCACCAGAGGTTTGCCCACCGTTTGCCTGATCTGTGGCTTGCAAGACTGGAGGTTTTTTTGCATCAAGGCAACCGGGCACAGGCAGAAAAGTGCTTGCCCAACGTGACCCATCCTCTGGCTCTGGTCTGGTGGTCGTTGTTCGAAAAACAGTGGCATCAAGCCCTGCAACACATCGAGCCCTTGATGTCTCACTTCGAGGCGCACCACTGGCAGGAAGAACGCCTGCGCCTGATGTGCCTCAAGGCTGTTGCCCTGCATGGAACAGGGGAGACCAGAGCTGCCCTGTCTCTGGTCCGTGAAGTGATGGAAAGGGTCGCCCCTTGCGGAGCAGTGTACATCTTTCTGGATGCAGGTCCTGACCTCTTTGAACTGCTGCAAAAGCTGCAACCAGAGGTCTCGGGTCTGGCAAAACAGCACCTTCTCAGCCTGCTGCAAAAAGGCAGAACCCATTTTCAGGCTGCTTTTCCAAAAGACCCTGACACAGAAGCCCTGACCCGCCGAGAACTGGAAATCCTGCACCTGATCGCCAGAGGTTTCTCCAACCAGCAAATTGGAGCAGAACTCGGGCTGGCTCTGGACACCGTGAAAGGCCACAACCGCAACATTTTCGGCAAATTGCAGGTCCAGAGGCGCACAGAAGCTCTGGTCAAAGCCCGTGAACTGGGCTTGCTGTGA
- a CDS encoding Ig-like domain-containing protein: MTVQARRTAFISLLLITGAVSCGTQTLAPTQNTTKATKQAFSASGYSIDGGTSNAWQGGYSGYLRVANVTASVPIKSFEFTFKFNGTTTMAGSAWNGTVTGPDASGVYTAKSPDWLQYSPISVGGKWDLGFNGNGTFSGITVLAAKINGQPLSSDTIKPTASLSANKTSVTTAPNTIELTATATDNAGVSRVEFYDGTTKLGEDLTAPYTYTYNVQDSSQNGLHPFMARAIDAAGNTGVSAKVNVTISLPVTPPPPTGSQKYRWQNVEIVGGGFVPGIIFNPKEKDLIYARTDIGGAYRWDKTTNRWIQLLNWVGADDWGLSGVDSLATDPVDPNRVYLAVGTYTNDWDPNNGAILRSSDRGQTWQKTDLPFKVGGNMPGRGMGERLAIDPNKNSTLYFGARSGNGLWRSTDYGVTWSQVSAFPNPGNYIPVPGDAYQGDKVGVVWITFDPKSSTSGTASKKIYVGVADKDQSIYQSTDGGVTWSAVAGQPTGFLPHHGELDSEGNLYITYSDGAGPYDGTKGDVWKLNTSTGAWTNVSPVPSSSADLYYGYGGVALDRQKPGTLMVAALNSWWPDTILFRSTDYGKTWSRIWDWNGYPSRSLRYNMDTSGAPWLNFGNTSPVDPEPAVKLGWMVNDLEIDPFNSNRMMYGTGATVYGTDNLTQWDLGGKINLKVLAQGIEETAVLDLISPPEGANLYSALGDIGGFRHDDLGKVPQKMIVAPYAGSHNTLDYAELKPNFMVRAGNPVSGKKSTAFSFDGGLNWNPGNSEPSGIKGAGFITAAADASRVVWAPQGTGVYYSTTQGNSWTLSTGIPNSAQIAADRVNPKTFYGVSGNTFYISTDGGASFKATAGTGLPAEWKNVEIKAVPGKEGHVWLAAGSAGLFQSTNGGQSFSKISGIQTAHVVGFGKAAPGQGYMAVYISGKAGGSNGFFRSDDGGKSWVRINDDLHQFGSTNTAITGDPRVYGRVYIGTNGYGIVYGDIQNN, encoded by the coding sequence ATGACCGTACAAGCCCGTCGCACTGCCTTCATCTCCTTGCTGCTCATCACCGGAGCCGTTTCATGCGGCACCCAAACCCTTGCTCCAACACAAAACACCACAAAGGCCACCAAACAAGCCTTCTCCGCCAGTGGTTACTCCATTGATGGCGGCACCTCCAACGCATGGCAAGGCGGATACTCGGGTTACCTGCGGGTCGCCAATGTCACAGCTTCTGTGCCGATCAAATCTTTTGAATTCACCTTCAAATTCAATGGCACCACCACCATGGCTGGAAGCGCATGGAACGGCACCGTCACCGGTCCCGACGCCAGCGGAGTCTACACCGCCAAAAGCCCCGACTGGCTCCAGTACAGCCCCATTTCGGTGGGAGGCAAGTGGGACCTCGGCTTCAACGGCAATGGGACCTTTTCTGGCATCACCGTGCTGGCTGCCAAAATCAACGGTCAGCCCCTGAGCAGTGACACCATCAAGCCCACCGCTTCCCTGAGCGCCAACAAAACCAGTGTCACCACTGCACCCAACACCATTGAGTTGACGGCCACTGCAACAGACAATGCAGGCGTTTCCAGAGTCGAGTTCTACGATGGGACCACCAAACTCGGGGAGGACCTGACCGCCCCTTACACGTACACCTACAACGTGCAGGACAGCAGTCAAAATGGTCTCCATCCCTTCATGGCCAGAGCGATAGATGCTGCAGGGAACACCGGAGTCTCTGCCAAGGTGAACGTGACCATCAGCCTGCCAGTGACCCCACCTCCACCCACGGGCAGCCAGAAATACCGCTGGCAGAACGTGGAAATCGTGGGCGGAGGGTTCGTTCCCGGCATCATTTTCAACCCCAAGGAAAAAGACCTGATTTACGCCAGAACCGACATTGGTGGGGCTTACCGTTGGGACAAAACCACAAACCGCTGGATTCAACTCCTCAACTGGGTTGGCGCAGATGACTGGGGCCTCTCTGGCGTAGACAGCCTTGCCACCGATCCGGTGGACCCCAACCGGGTGTATCTGGCAGTCGGCACCTACACCAACGACTGGGATCCCAACAACGGAGCGATCCTGAGGTCCAGCGACCGTGGGCAGACTTGGCAGAAAACCGACCTGCCTTTCAAAGTGGGGGGGAACATGCCGGGTCGTGGGATGGGTGAACGGTTGGCGATTGACCCGAACAAGAACAGCACCCTGTACTTCGGGGCCAGAAGTGGAAACGGGCTCTGGAGAAGCACGGATTACGGGGTGACTTGGAGTCAGGTGTCTGCTTTTCCAAACCCCGGAAATTACATCCCTGTGCCCGGTGACGCCTATCAGGGAGACAAAGTGGGCGTGGTCTGGATCACCTTCGATCCCAAGAGCAGCACCTCTGGCACCGCCAGCAAAAAAATCTATGTGGGTGTGGCAGACAAGGACCAGAGCATCTACCAGAGCACAGACGGAGGGGTGACATGGAGTGCGGTGGCAGGTCAGCCCACGGGATTTTTGCCTCACCATGGCGAGTTGGACAGTGAAGGGAACCTCTACATCACTTACAGCGATGGGGCGGGTCCTTATGATGGCACCAAAGGAGACGTCTGGAAACTGAACACCTCCACAGGAGCATGGACCAACGTCAGTCCGGTGCCTTCCAGCAGTGCAGACCTGTATTACGGGTATGGTGGGGTGGCTCTGGACCGCCAGAAGCCCGGTACCCTGATGGTGGCTGCCCTCAATTCATGGTGGCCGGACACCATCCTTTTCCGCTCGACCGATTATGGTAAAACGTGGAGTCGCATCTGGGACTGGAATGGTTACCCGAGTCGCAGCCTCAGGTACAACATGGACACTTCAGGTGCCCCATGGCTCAACTTTGGGAACACCAGTCCCGTGGACCCCGAGCCTGCCGTGAAACTCGGGTGGATGGTGAACGATCTGGAAATCGATCCCTTCAACTCCAACCGCATGATGTACGGGACGGGAGCCACCGTTTACGGGACCGACAACCTCACCCAGTGGGATCTGGGAGGCAAAATCAACCTGAAAGTGCTGGCTCAGGGCATCGAAGAAACCGCAGTGCTGGACCTGATCAGCCCACCCGAGGGGGCCAACCTGTACAGCGCTCTGGGAGACATTGGCGGTTTCCGACACGACGACCTTGGAAAAGTGCCCCAGAAAATGATCGTGGCCCCTTATGCAGGCAGCCACAACACCCTCGATTACGCCGAACTGAAGCCCAACTTCATGGTGCGGGCAGGGAACCCGGTCTCGGGCAAGAAAAGCACGGCATTCAGTTTTGATGGGGGCCTCAACTGGAACCCCGGCAACAGCGAACCCTCTGGCATCAAAGGGGCCGGATTCATCACCGCTGCCGCCGATGCCAGTCGGGTGGTGTGGGCACCGCAAGGAACAGGGGTATATTATTCCACCACACAAGGCAACAGTTGGACCCTGTCCACTGGGATTCCCAACAGCGCACAGATCGCAGCAGACCGGGTGAATCCGAAAACCTTCTACGGGGTCTCGGGCAACACCTTCTACATCAGCACCGATGGAGGGGCCTCCTTCAAAGCCACCGCAGGCACCGGACTTCCCGCCGAATGGAAGAACGTGGAAATCAAAGCCGTTCCCGGCAAAGAAGGCCACGTCTGGCTGGCCGCAGGCAGTGCAGGCCTTTTCCAGAGCACCAACGGAGGCCAGTCTTTCAGCAAGATCTCTGGCATTCAGACCGCCCATGTGGTGGGATTCGGGAAAGCTGCGCCCGGTCAGGGGTACATGGCGGTTTACATCTCGGGCAAGGCAGGGGGCAGCAACGGTTTCTTCCGCTCAGACGATGGAGGCAAGAGCTGGGTGCGCATCAACGATGACCTGCACCAATTTGGATCGACCAACACCGCCATCACCGGGGATCCCAGAGTGTATGGTCGGGTGTACATCGGGACCAACGGCTACGGCATCGTGTACGGCGACATCCAGAACAACTGA